The window AATATCGAGATTCTCTTCATCTCTCTCCCCCTCTATTGCGGCAGCAAACCGAGCAGATGCACGAACGGAAAGACGATGATCCACGAATCCGTCCGGTCCAGAATGCCGCCGTGTCCGGGAAGAATCGTTCCCGAATCTTTAATGTTGCGCACGCGTTTATACGCGGACTGGATTAAGTCGCCGAGTTGACCTAACACGGAGACGATCACGCCGATCGCGATCGCTTCCGTCCAGCTAATCAGCTCCGGCCGAATCGCGGCGAAGACGACCGCCGTCGCGACGGATATGACGACGCCGCCTACGGCGCCTTCCACCGTCTTCTTCGGCGAAATCGACGGCCATAGCAGATGCTTGCCGAGCAGCTTGCCGAAGAAGTAAGCGCCGACGTCGGTGAGCCAGATGCAGCCGAACAGCAGCAGCGTCCAGAACAGGCCGTCCGTCATCCACCGCGTGTAAATCATATAATGAAAGCCCACGCCTATGTACACGACTCCGATAAACAGGAGCGCGATTTTATCGATGCTCGTCCGGTTTTGCGAGAAGACGGTGAGCGCGAAAAACAGAAACATCAACAGCCAA is drawn from Paenibacillus antri and contains these coding sequences:
- a CDS encoding phosphatidate cytidylyltransferase; the protein is MRQRIVTGVLAALFFLTMLAAGSQWYALLIIVLAVIAYQEFVRLNGAKAREPASLVGFAGILYLVVPWNVMFGWPVPPQQTVVWLLMFLFFALTVFSQNRTSIDKIALLFIGVVYIGVGFHYMIYTRWMTDGLFWTLLLFGCIWLTDVGAYFFGKLLGKHLLWPSISPKKTVEGAVGGVVISVATAVVFAAIRPELISWTEAIAIGVIVSVLGQLGDLIQSAYKRVRNIKDSGTILPGHGGILDRTDSWIIVFPFVHLLGLLPQ